CCACGACGAGAAACTGGAACGAGTGCGGATCCAGGACGGGGCGGGCAAACCGACGGCCACCGTCCTGGTGGGCGCGGCGACCGAAGAGGTGGTCGATGAACGGGAGCGGATCGCCAAGGACGCTGCCGGCGCGGTGCAGTCGGCGGTCCGCGGCGGAGTGGTGCCCGGGGGAGGCTCCCTGGAGCTGTGGGCGGCCCGGGAGGTTGACGCGGTGCGCGCCGGGGTGAAGGGGATGGCGGTGTACGGGGTGGAATGCGTGGTGGAAGCGCTCCGGCGGCCGCTGGCCCAGATTGTGGCCAACGCCGGTTTCAATCCCCTGGAGAAAGTGGGCGACGTAAACGCGGCCCAAGCGGCGTCGGGCAGGAACAGTTTGGGTATCGATTGCGACACCGGCGAGGTCGCGGACATGGAAGCGGTGGGCGTGCTGGACCCGGCGCCCGTGAAGATATACGCCTTGAGGGCGGCCGGCGAGGTCGCGGAGGCGATCCTGCGGATTGACACCATCATCATGAAGCGGGAGGAACACCTGGACGGCAGGGGGGATAAGAAAGATGAGTGATCGCAATAACAAAAACGGCCGGGACGACCGGAACGACCGGGTGGAAACCGGCACCGCCGCTCATGAGCTGCAGGTGAAACAACCCGGGACTCCGGAGGACGGGAACAAAGACTTGGAGGCGCGGCTGGCCGAGGAGGCTTCGATGGCCGCGGACTGCCGGGAGCGGCTGCTCCGGCTCCAGGCCGACTTTGAGAACTACCGGCGGCGGACCCGGCAGGAGCGTGAGGGGTGGTACCGGCAGGCGGCGGAAGAGGTTGTGTCCGCGATCCTGCCGGTTCTGGACAACTTCGAGCGGGCCCTGGAACACCCGGGTGACCGGCTGGAGGATTTCCTGGCCGGAGTGCGGATGATCTACCGTCAATTGGATGAAATCCTGGCCGAGCAGGGCCTGGAAAGGTTACCGGGGGCGGGGGAGGAATTCGACCCCCGGAAGCACGAAGCCGTGGACCACGTGGAAACCGCGGACGTCCCGGAGAACACGGTATTGGAGGAACTGCGCCCGGGATACTACTTCAAAGGCAAAGTTATGCGCCCGGCGATGGTCAAAGTGGCCAAACGGGCAGTTAACGGGGAGGTAACGAGCAATGAGTAAGATTATCGGCATCGACCTTGGAACCACAAACTCGTGCATGGCGGTGATGGAAGGCGGAGAGGCCGTCGTGATGCCCAACGCGGAGGGAGGGCGCACCACCCCGTCGGTGGTCGGGTTCTCCAAGACCGGGGAGCGGCTGGTCGGCCAGGTGGCCAAGCGCCAGGCGATCAGCAACCCGGAACGGACCGTGACCTCCATCAAGCGGTACATGGGTACGGAGCACAAGGTCCGCATCGACGGCAACGAATACTCGCCGCAGGAAATCTCGGCGATGATCCTGCAAAAGATGAAGACCGACGCCGAGGCTTACCTGGGAGGCAAGGTCGAGCGGGCGGTGATCACCGTGCCGGCTTATTTCAGCGACTCCCAGCGCCAGGCTACCAAGGACGCCGGCCGCATCGCCGGGCTGAAGGTGGAGCGCATCATCAACGAACCGACGGCGGCGGCGCTCGCCTACGGCCTCGACAAGGAAGAGGACCAGACCATCCTGGTGTTCGACCTGGGGGGCGGGACGTTCGACGTGTCGATCCTGGAACTGGGCGAAGGCGTGTTTGAGGTCAAGGCCACGAGCGGCAACAACCGTCTCGGCGGCGACGACTTCGACCAGCGGGTCGTCGACTGGATCACGGCCGAATTCAAAAAGGACAGCGGCATCGACCTGAGCCGGGACCGGATGGCCATGCAGCGCCTGCGGGAAGCCGCCGAGAAGGCCAAGGTGGAGCTTTCCTCCGTGGTGAACACCAACATCAACCTGCCGTTCATCACCGCCGACGCCGAGGGGCCCAAGCACCTGGACTTAAAC
The sequence above is drawn from the Bacillota bacterium genome and encodes:
- the grpE gene encoding nucleotide exchange factor GrpE translates to MSDRNNKNGRDDRNDRVETGTAAHELQVKQPGTPEDGNKDLEARLAEEASMAADCRERLLRLQADFENYRRRTRQEREGWYRQAAEEVVSAILPVLDNFERALEHPGDRLEDFLAGVRMIYRQLDEILAEQGLERLPGAGEEFDPRKHEAVDHVETADVPENTVLEELRPGYYFKGKVMRPAMVKVAKRAVNGEVTSNE